From one Acidobacteriota bacterium genomic stretch:
- a CDS encoding ROK family transcriptional regulator codes for MKRIYLQQAKTQIARPNTIRDINKQIVLNYVRDRAPISRAEIARETALQRSTISAIVEDLQKAGLIEEIGTGDSTGGRKPTLLRLLTQTPVAIGVDVAPRITTVAIADLAGNVLEMEQFPSLPDMEQMTRAIIERVAAFALKYKNAELEVGISVPGIADQTSGNVVYIPFFGWSDWNIADAITHETGLSVTVENDANAIALAELWFGEEKIRRTSNFITILVADGVGTGIIFDGQIYRGEKGAAGEFGHMIVGKNAPVPCSCGSRDCWEAHASERAVLGRYLSYNGNGESVDLDFDGIVRLAGNDDAHAVRAFRETAGFLGIGISNLIVGLSPQAIVVAGKVTKAWHLIESELNDIADRSVRRGLPKTTISASTLGDLPTLIGALSLVLARKFASAS; via the coding sequence ATGAAAAGAATCTACCTTCAACAGGCCAAAACGCAGATCGCCCGGCCAAACACGATCCGCGACATCAACAAGCAGATTGTCCTGAATTACGTCCGTGATCGGGCGCCGATCTCGAGGGCCGAGATCGCGCGCGAAACCGCGCTCCAGCGTTCGACCATCTCTGCGATCGTTGAGGATCTGCAGAAGGCCGGATTGATCGAGGAGATCGGGACCGGTGATTCGACGGGCGGCCGCAAACCCACATTGCTCAGGCTTTTAACGCAAACTCCGGTCGCGATCGGGGTCGATGTGGCGCCGCGGATCACGACCGTCGCGATCGCCGACCTTGCCGGCAACGTGCTTGAAATGGAACAGTTTCCGTCATTGCCCGATATGGAGCAGATGACGCGCGCCATCATCGAGCGAGTCGCCGCGTTCGCGCTAAAATACAAGAACGCCGAACTTGAGGTCGGCATCAGCGTCCCCGGAATTGCCGATCAAACTTCGGGAAACGTTGTTTACATCCCGTTTTTCGGTTGGAGCGACTGGAATATCGCCGATGCGATCACACACGAAACCGGCCTCTCGGTGACAGTTGAAAACGATGCCAACGCGATTGCCTTGGCCGAATTGTGGTTCGGCGAAGAGAAGATCCGCCGAACATCGAATTTCATCACGATCCTGGTCGCCGATGGCGTCGGGACGGGAATTATCTTCGACGGGCAGATCTACCGCGGTGAAAAGGGCGCGGCCGGCGAATTCGGGCATATGATCGTCGGCAAGAATGCTCCGGTTCCGTGCTCCTGCGGGAGCCGGGATTGTTGGGAGGCGCACGCTTCGGAGCGGGCTGTCCTCGGTCGCTATTTGAGCTACAACGGAAACGGCGAGTCGGTTGATCTTGATTTTGACGGTATTGTCAGATTAGCCGGGAACGATGACGCGCACGCGGTTAGGGCGTTTCGAGAAACGGCCGGATTTCTCGGAATCGGCATTTCGAACCTCATCGTCGGGCTTAGTCCGCAGGCGATCGTGGTCGCGGGCAAAGTTACCAAGGCTTGGCATTTGATCGAATCTGAACTCAATGATATCGCGGACCGCAGCGTTCGCCGCGGTTTACCGAAAACAACGATCTCGGCGTCGACCCTCGGCGATCTGCCGACGCTGATTGGCGCGCTGAGCTTGGTGCTTGCCCGAAAGTTCGCATCGGCAAGTTAA
- a CDS encoding CRTAC1 family protein — protein MKTVLFVICLALLFVTAVFAQDDPQGGVSTGEAKVYTSRRTTGIVDDKAARVFENVTAGTPLKDFRCVSGGKDKEYILEATACTVAVLDFDNDGKPDIFLLNGSTINAELGKEAAPKSALYRNLGDWKFEDVTARAGVANERWGMGVAAGDFNNDGFADLFVGNYGTSRLYQNNGDGTFTDVAEKVGLAVKGWHTGASFGDYDQDGRLDIFIPAYIDFDLKKMPPSPLDVGKEGSGGRNFCQFRGQPVMCGPRGLKGAKDKLFRQKADGTFEEVGDKVGVKDDGNYYGFSSAFVDVDDDRDLDLLVVNDSTAKQLYINNGDGTFEETGYPSGIALNENGREQAGMGLGVGDYDNDGRVDFHITNFSDDSNTLYRNDGETNFTDITFQAGLGETTIPFLGWGTSFIDYDNDGWKDVIVANGHVYPVVDKFQWGTSWAQQVLLFQNKMPDAKSRQIRFERVAAAPKSGLAESVCGRGMAVADFDVDGKMDVVVSSMDGTPLLLRNVSPQQNNWLAVKLVGDPAKKTPRDGIGATVFATVGKVRQRFDVVSGAGYASQNEQLVHCGLGIAEKIDLLEIFWPNGQVEKVEVPKLNTRLTVKQK, from the coding sequence ATGAAGACAGTCCTTTTTGTAATCTGCCTCGCGTTGCTTTTTGTGACCGCCGTGTTTGCGCAGGACGACCCGCAAGGCGGCGTGTCGACGGGCGAGGCGAAAGTCTATACGTCGCGCCGGACGACCGGTATCGTCGATGACAAGGCCGCGCGTGTTTTCGAGAACGTCACGGCCGGCACGCCGCTCAAGGATTTTCGATGCGTTTCCGGAGGGAAGGACAAGGAGTATATCCTCGAAGCGACCGCGTGCACGGTCGCGGTCCTGGACTTTGACAACGACGGCAAGCCCGATATCTTTCTTCTTAACGGTTCGACGATCAACGCTGAACTCGGCAAGGAAGCCGCGCCCAAGTCCGCGTTATACCGCAATCTGGGCGACTGGAAGTTTGAAGATGTCACCGCGCGGGCGGGCGTCGCCAACGAGCGCTGGGGGATGGGCGTCGCCGCCGGCGATTTCAACAATGACGGCTTCGCTGATCTTTTCGTCGGCAACTACGGCACTTCACGGCTCTATCAGAACAACGGTGACGGAACCTTTACCGATGTCGCCGAAAAGGTCGGACTGGCGGTCAAGGGTTGGCATACCGGCGCGAGTTTCGGGGATTACGATCAGGATGGAAGGCTCGATATTTTCATTCCCGCGTACATCGATTTCGATTTGAAAAAAATGCCGCCGTCGCCGCTCGATGTCGGCAAGGAAGGCAGCGGCGGGCGCAATTTCTGCCAGTTTCGCGGCCAGCCGGTGATGTGCGGGCCGCGCGGCTTGAAAGGCGCGAAGGACAAGCTATTCCGGCAGAAGGCGGACGGCACATTTGAAGAGGTCGGCGACAAGGTGGGCGTCAAGGACGACGGAAACTACTACGGCTTTTCGTCTGCCTTCGTCGATGTCGACGACGACCGTGATCTCGATCTGCTGGTCGTCAACGACTCTACCGCAAAGCAGCTTTACATCAATAACGGAGACGGCACGTTCGAAGAAACGGGTTACCCGTCCGGCATCGCGCTCAACGAAAACGGTCGTGAACAAGCCGGAATGGGGCTCGGCGTCGGCGACTATGACAACGACGGCCGCGTGGATTTCCACATCACCAATTTTTCCGATGATTCGAACACGCTCTATCGTAATGATGGCGAAACGAATTTCACCGACATCACGTTTCAGGCCGGACTCGGCGAAACGACGATTCCGTTTCTCGGTTGGGGAACGTCGTTCATCGATTATGACAACGACGGATGGAAGGACGTGATCGTTGCAAACGGTCACGTTTATCCGGTCGTCGACAAGTTCCAGTGGGGCACAAGCTGGGCGCAACAGGTTCTACTGTTTCAAAACAAGATGCCCGACGCGAAATCTCGTCAGATTCGATTCGAACGCGTCGCCGCGGCGCCGAAAAGCGGACTTGCGGAGTCGGTTTGCGGACGCGGGATGGCGGTCGCCGACTTCGACGTTGACGGCAAGATGGATGTCGTCGTCAGCAGTATGGACGGGACGCCGTTGCTGCTCCGGAACGTGAGTCCGCAGCAAAACAATTGGCTTGCGGTCAAACTTGTCGGAGACCCGGCGAAAAAGACGCCCCGCGACGGGATCGGCGCAACGGTCTTCGCGACGGTCGGGAAAGTCCGCCAGCGTTTTGACGTTGTAAGCGGCGCCGGCTACGCGTCGCAGAACGAACAACTCGTCCATTGCGGGCTCGGGATTGCCGAAAAGATCGATTTGCTGGAGATCTTCTGGCCCAACGGGCAGGTCGAGAAGGTTGAAGTTCCGAAGCTCAACACACGCCTCACCGTGAAACAAAAATGA